In Nasonia vitripennis strain AsymCx chromosome 2, Nvit_psr_1.1, whole genome shotgun sequence, a genomic segment contains:
- the LOC100677929 gene encoding synaptic vesicle glycoprotein 2B, whose translation MSADNPGYNGSVWTVEETESKRQNPPANCQEALAATGYGLFNVLLLLAALPIAWTCIIDTTSTAFIINSAECTFELTMFRRGIAVSTIYIGMIIAGPLWDFYLQDCVIGYLGRKNVMMIGIFLDAICNLLWVHTTSFYAFIALKFASGVLIAGPLSVVMAYLAEFHAPAYQAKFARWAGLLVMASNIVPAALAATLLLRTPWFHFTIYSRFYPTWQVYLLICAIPSVLGLFTVCLMPKSPKFLMAQGKSDKALRLFRTMYRLNNFKPASQYPITELALPEKASKGKTNSACRDKLRDSIVKLKELFSKPHLKNISILVWLQFACMIGFNVSRLWVPPLFVMMNNFRVYVRQFYPADEYITMCEMIFPRLKSDYASCNYTLPSLESAVYVNSTSIASSAVGFGFLFLLLSDTRIKKIVVMVFTFLLSAAGAFGANWAVEIPYMLVLVAFVIVASRITGNTVMAYNAQVLPPLLRPTAVNVLNFVGNLGAAAGNLAFSLIIGIDCLSALLALGCISMVSTLVPIFLISQSKKKVKPGIERY comes from the exons atgaGCGCCGATAACCCCGGATACAACGGAAGCGTCTGGACCGTAG AGGAAACCGAGTCGAAGAGACAGAACCCGCCGGCTAATTGCCAGGAGGCTCTGGCTGCGACAG GCTATGGACTCTTCAacgttctgctgctgctggcggcTCTGCCGATCGCGTGGACGTGTATCATCGATACCACCAGCACAGCCTTTATCATCAACTCGGCGGAATGCACGTTCGAGCTGACGATGTTCCGGCGGGGCATCGCCGTCTCCACGATATACATAG GAATGATAATAGCGGGTCCGCTATGGGACTTTTACCTCCAAGACTGCGTGATCGGTTACCTGGGGAGAAAGAACGTGATGATGATCGGGATATTCCTCGACGCCATATGCAACCTCCTGTGGGTCCATACAACGTCCTTTTACGCGTTTATAGCGCTTAAGTTCGCCAGCGGTGTGCT CATTGCCGGTCCGTTGTCGGTAGTCATGGCTTATCTCGCAGAGTTTCACGCCCCAGCGTATCAGGCAAAGTTCGCCAGGTGGGCTGGTCTCCTCGTCATGGCATCCAATATCGTTCCCGCAG CATTGGCCGCAACGCTGCTACTGCGGACGCCTTGGTTCCACTTCACCATATACAGCCGTTTCTACCCGACTTGGCAGGTCTATCTGTTGATCTGCGCCATACCCTCGGTGCTGGGCTTGTTTACGGTTTGTCTCATGCCGAAGAGTCCAAAATTCCTTATGGCCCAGGGCAAGAGCGACAAAGCCCTGCGGCTCTTTCGAACTATGTACCGGCTGAACAACTTCAAGCCGGCCAGTCAATATCCG ATAACGGAATTGGCCTTGCcggagaaggcgagcaaaggaaAAACCAATAGCGCTTGTAGAGATAAATTACGAGACAGTATTGTTAAGTTGAAGGAGCTATTCTCAAAGCCTCATCTGAAGAACATTTCCATTCTCGTGTGGCTTCAGTTCGCCTGTATGATCGG ATTCAACGTTTCAAGACTCTGGGTCCCACCGCTCTTCGTCATGATGAACAACTTTCGAGTCTACGTCCGGCAGTTTTATCCAGCTGACGAGTACATCACCATGTGCGAAATGATCTTCCCACGTCTGAAGAGCGATTACGCATCATGTAATTATACTTTG CCGAGTCTCGAGTCTGCGGTGTACGTTAATTCGACGTCGATTGCGTCATCGGCCGTTGGATTTGGATTTCTTTTTCTGCTACTGAGCGATACCAGAATAAAGAAGATAGTCGTAATGG TTTTTACATTTCTACTGTCGGCCGCTGGAGCTTTCGGAGCAAACTGGGCTGTGGAAATACCTTACATGCTCGTATTAGTAGCCTTCGTTATCGTGGCATCTCGAATAACGGGCAACACCGTTATGGCGTACAACGCTCAGGTTCTGCCTCCATTGTTAAG GCCAACGGCTGTGAACGTACTTAATTTCGTGGGCAATCTGGGTGCGGCAGCTGGAAACTTAGCCTTTTCCCTGATCATTGGAATCGATTGTCTAAGCGCCTTGTTAGCACTTGGATGTATATCAATGG TCTCTACCTTGGTGCCAATTTTCTTGATAAGTCAGTCGAAGAAAAAGGTCAAGCCAGGAATAGAAAGATACTGA